Proteins from a genomic interval of Tautonia rosea:
- a CDS encoding ribonuclease D, translating into MPGRHLEPLLSTDADLAELIGHLRDQGRFAFDTEFVSEETFEPVLCLVQIATKERLVAVDPLARGLNLDPLWELVLDPSVEVVMHAAGEDLRICRLRTGRLPERVFDTQLAAGLAGYGYPMSLTNLVNQSLGIALAGSETRTDWRRRPLSEAQIQYALDDVAHLLDVADHLLDRLERFNRRSCAEGEFAAFLESVRRRVEEDRWRRLPGVGGLNRRSLEIARRLYDWRVEEARASNRPIRQIMRDDLIVGIARRQPKSRRDLEALRDFNRPALVARSRELLDVIAEALAVPDDRLPEPGERQEDLPGLSMLTSLLNATMAHCAARHQISTGLVGSTNDLKALIRWHLDGQPEGREPSILQGWRAEVCGRVLLDVLSGRLALRIDDLGSEVPVALEPVVSSRPIESNPPDGSP; encoded by the coding sequence ATGCCGGGACGTCACCTCGAACCCTTGCTCTCCACCGACGCCGACCTGGCCGAACTCATCGGCCATCTCCGCGATCAGGGCCGCTTCGCCTTCGATACCGAATTCGTCTCAGAGGAAACCTTCGAGCCGGTCCTTTGTCTCGTCCAGATTGCCACGAAAGAGCGATTGGTCGCCGTCGATCCCCTGGCACGTGGCCTCAATCTCGACCCCCTCTGGGAACTGGTGCTCGACCCTTCGGTCGAGGTTGTAATGCACGCCGCTGGAGAAGATCTTCGCATCTGCCGCCTTCGCACCGGCCGATTGCCCGAGCGTGTCTTCGATACCCAGCTCGCCGCCGGACTGGCCGGTTACGGCTACCCCATGTCGCTGACTAACCTCGTCAATCAATCGCTCGGCATTGCGCTCGCAGGGAGTGAGACGCGTACCGACTGGCGCCGCCGCCCTCTAAGCGAGGCTCAAATCCAGTACGCCCTGGACGATGTCGCCCATTTGCTTGACGTGGCTGACCATCTGCTCGACCGCCTCGAACGCTTCAACCGACGCTCCTGTGCTGAAGGAGAGTTTGCTGCCTTTCTCGAATCGGTCCGCCGACGGGTCGAGGAGGATCGATGGCGTCGGCTCCCTGGTGTGGGTGGATTGAACCGCCGGTCACTGGAAATTGCGCGCCGGCTTTACGATTGGCGGGTCGAGGAAGCACGTGCCAGCAATCGCCCGATCCGCCAGATCATGCGCGATGACCTGATTGTCGGCATCGCCCGCCGTCAGCCGAAGTCGCGACGCGACCTGGAAGCACTGCGAGATTTCAATCGCCCGGCCCTGGTGGCGCGATCGCGAGAGTTGCTCGACGTGATCGCCGAGGCCCTGGCCGTTCCCGATGATCGCCTTCCCGAACCGGGTGAACGCCAAGAGGATTTACCCGGTCTGTCGATGTTGACTTCCTTGCTCAACGCGACGATGGCTCATTGCGCCGCCCGCCATCAGATTTCGACCGGGCTGGTCGGATCAACCAACGACCTGAAAGCCTTGATCCGATGGCACCTCGATGGGCAACCCGAAGGCCGAGAGCCATCCATTCTTCAAGGGTGGCGAGCCGAGGTCTGCGGACGTGTCCTGCTTGATGTCCTGTCCGGCCGCCTGGCCTTGCGCATCGATGACCTTGGCTCCGAAGTCCCGGTCGCCCTGGAGCCTGTTGTCTCCTCCCGTCCCA
- a CDS encoding alpha/beta fold hydrolase, producing the protein MRLTFDEHGTGPAVVLLHGFPLDRSMWSSQLGMLSNHHRVIAPDLRGHGQSPTPSGPYPMEDLAADVIETLDTVGVEPPYVVGGLSMGGYVALAMADRYPDRLRGLILLNTRAGADSTEAAANREVRAAAIEREGSTESLTAMVDLLIPETSRQARPELVEHVAAMIRQTSPIGAAGVLRGMALRPDRLDVLRTLAVPVLVIAGSEDAIVPEEDAQAMAEAAPLGELIMIPGAGHLTPMETPGATDAAIRSFLDRLT; encoded by the coding sequence ATGAGGCTAACCTTCGACGAACACGGCACGGGGCCGGCCGTCGTCTTGCTGCATGGATTCCCGCTCGATCGCTCCATGTGGTCCTCACAACTCGGAATGCTCTCCAATCATCATCGAGTGATCGCGCCTGACCTCCGAGGACATGGACAGTCTCCGACTCCTTCCGGTCCTTACCCCATGGAGGACCTGGCGGCCGATGTGATCGAGACACTCGACACCGTCGGCGTCGAACCGCCTTACGTTGTCGGTGGCCTCTCGATGGGGGGCTACGTCGCCCTGGCGATGGCCGATCGGTATCCCGATCGCCTTCGAGGGCTGATCCTCCTGAATACCCGTGCCGGAGCCGACAGCACCGAGGCCGCCGCCAATCGCGAAGTCAGGGCCGCAGCGATTGAGCGGGAAGGCTCCACCGAATCCCTCACGGCCATGGTGGATCTCCTCATTCCCGAGACGTCGCGGCAAGCACGTCCGGAACTTGTCGAGCACGTTGCGGCGATGATCCGTCAGACCTCTCCCATCGGTGCGGCCGGGGTCCTTCGAGGCATGGCCCTTCGGCCCGATCGCCTTGATGTCCTTCGAACGCTGGCCGTTCCAGTCCTCGTGATCGCCGGATCCGAGGATGCCATCGTTCCTGAGGAAGATGCCCAGGCGATGGCCGAAGCCGCTCCGCTCGGAGAGTTGATCATGATCCCCGGGGCCGGGCATCTCACCCCCATGGAAACTCCCGGCGCGACCGACGCGGCCATTCGGTCGTTTCTGGACCGACTGACATGA
- a CDS encoding CHAT domain-containing protein, whose product MTRTRSGQDGQPTPPAARTPSLALAMVLAILPGGIACAPRDAASRDRVGALAASNPRALAPPAGRPSAIEALSWGGSPGDRRLGALFNDGRFAIYRPISGPSPVSVGLVVPDRGTLSSLAVLAPDRAVTADDAGLVLWDTSQAMARPIDQVDCGSVGTLVVEPIGPNDLLAGLEDGRLLRFRPDRDRIGDPRAEARSSGRASGVRALSFLDSGRSIVALRQDGQGERRPRQLNGPPEPIGPALAVTEVRDRIVRILGPLEDGPALVAIERDGTPCWRFPLPAKGVDLAPVLGGDGLIVCCEGRILLMRPPREGPPLPAEVRGIPAEGITRVAVDPADPSSRRVALADGGGRLLVYDAEDLAQSAAPIPLDSAADLAFRPQQRAYHTRPLTVPEASTSSSFSTSQRLADRIAEARRLLDRGELDTLRPLLRDLEADPALDRNTSAEIATLTAAIRQETGWPDLAIRHPLNLAREAFTLRGRLDREADLRLWSGSLLVPSFDGRREAGNAVRIEEALTEFRLAAERYRQADPSLERQARIAEAMTAWGLLALGRPQAAQAAFLPVDEYARQDPVLRQAPEFDRIGAALAVARRDWEAADLASHRFLQRLNPIRDHQLGMAREATLERVSILAALGRWTEAALVLETERPDDPEWTLRRETVRRRAGLETEAPAIAPPEGPADAPETAAIAHIRGRIAVASESTRGAGVSLLAEAAEAHRRARRSDLAIEADLERAEALERLDRPGEAIELFARAARTLVTETDQTRTRGASRPIGVATGRAFRGLARCQLALGQPERALGALDQAALVDWFERSGEARVRSSVLVAPPGGSTAPRLDAARRKSIGSNPRPSVDSDADALVRQLEVRHAAEHRELALTDPIRPFDLASLRLSDGEAILVVAGIGPESLSGFLIRPAQPVLVRTLPIRRSDLRRSARLWRAALGDSGRPDELEQAALPDGLLSLAPEPDLVLPPTAEIPALSDAPPGSALTNAVFGPFLESLEGVDRLIVVPDDALAALPLEGLWDERFSQESPSLQYVPSLSLLRRSRAELREVKPAGASVLVASTADPVLGLAVRSTYRTETTQVDVTSSSTELLTRLVDANRVPRILHLSTIALLDPATSRFGQPELVLSSDGIVTTDTEESRLSDSDILGLNLKGSLILLWLEHQPKPAVAEPTAWRDLAACWLAAGADAVILSLWDPPADSAPLFAAELHQGLSRNLSPAEALDRARQSLSARSATADPVHWAGYVLYKAGSRNQ is encoded by the coding sequence ATGACACGCACTCGGTCTGGCCAGGATGGCCAGCCTACGCCTCCGGCGGCCAGGACGCCGTCACTGGCCCTCGCGATGGTCCTGGCGATCTTGCCGGGTGGGATTGCCTGCGCACCGAGGGACGCTGCCTCCCGAGATCGCGTCGGGGCGCTCGCCGCGTCCAATCCCCGGGCACTGGCCCCTCCTGCAGGCCGCCCCTCGGCCATCGAAGCTCTTTCGTGGGGAGGTTCGCCCGGAGATCGCCGCCTCGGAGCACTCTTTAACGACGGTCGGTTCGCCATCTACCGCCCTATCAGTGGACCAAGTCCGGTTTCGGTCGGGTTGGTTGTCCCAGACCGAGGCACCCTGTCCAGCCTGGCCGTTTTGGCGCCTGACCGTGCCGTGACGGCAGATGACGCGGGACTCGTGCTCTGGGACACCTCCCAGGCGATGGCCCGGCCCATTGATCAAGTGGATTGCGGCTCCGTCGGGACACTTGTGGTGGAACCGATCGGACCGAACGATCTGCTTGCCGGCCTCGAAGACGGTCGGCTCCTCCGATTTCGTCCCGATCGCGACCGGATCGGTGATCCTCGGGCCGAAGCCCGTTCCTCGGGTCGAGCCTCGGGGGTTCGGGCCTTGAGCTTTCTCGACAGCGGCCGTTCCATCGTGGCACTCCGGCAAGACGGGCAAGGCGAGCGCAGACCCAGGCAGCTCAACGGCCCTCCCGAACCGATCGGTCCTGCCCTGGCCGTGACCGAGGTTCGGGATCGGATCGTCCGCATCCTCGGCCCCCTCGAAGACGGCCCAGCGCTCGTCGCGATCGAACGCGACGGAACTCCTTGCTGGAGGTTTCCGCTGCCCGCCAAGGGAGTCGACCTCGCCCCCGTTCTCGGTGGAGACGGTCTGATTGTCTGCTGTGAAGGCCGGATCTTGCTGATGAGACCACCCCGAGAAGGCCCTCCCTTGCCGGCCGAGGTCCGGGGAATCCCCGCCGAAGGCATCACTCGCGTGGCGGTCGATCCCGCCGATCCCTCCAGTCGTCGCGTCGCTCTGGCCGACGGCGGCGGACGACTCCTCGTTTACGATGCAGAGGATCTCGCCCAATCTGCTGCCCCTATTCCCCTGGATAGCGCCGCAGATCTCGCATTTCGACCCCAGCAACGAGCCTATCACACCCGGCCATTGACGGTGCCGGAGGCTTCGACCTCGAGCTCGTTCTCAACCTCCCAGCGACTGGCTGACCGGATCGCGGAGGCCCGTCGCCTGCTGGATCGAGGGGAACTGGACACCTTGCGTCCCTTGTTGCGAGATCTCGAAGCCGACCCGGCCCTTGATCGTAATACTTCGGCCGAGATCGCCACGCTGACCGCGGCCATCCGACAGGAAACTGGCTGGCCTGATCTAGCGATCCGTCATCCGCTCAACCTCGCCCGTGAAGCCTTTACGCTCCGAGGCCGGCTTGACCGCGAAGCCGATCTAAGACTCTGGTCCGGCTCCCTCCTGGTCCCCTCCTTCGACGGCCGAAGGGAGGCCGGCAATGCCGTTCGGATCGAGGAGGCTCTGACCGAGTTTCGTCTTGCCGCCGAACGATATCGCCAGGCCGACCCGAGCCTGGAACGACAGGCCCGAATCGCCGAGGCCATGACCGCCTGGGGACTCCTCGCCCTTGGACGTCCGCAAGCGGCTCAGGCGGCGTTCCTCCCGGTGGACGAGTATGCCAGGCAAGACCCCGTCCTTCGGCAAGCTCCCGAGTTCGACCGTATTGGTGCAGCGCTCGCGGTGGCCCGACGCGACTGGGAAGCGGCCGATCTGGCCAGCCATCGATTCCTCCAACGATTGAATCCGATTCGGGACCACCAACTCGGAATGGCCCGAGAAGCCACCCTGGAGCGGGTGAGTATCCTGGCTGCTCTGGGACGCTGGACCGAGGCCGCGCTCGTTCTGGAGACCGAGCGTCCCGACGACCCCGAATGGACGCTTCGACGCGAGACCGTCCGTCGCCGGGCTGGGCTTGAGACCGAGGCACCAGCCATTGCTCCACCGGAGGGTCCCGCAGATGCCCCGGAAACCGCCGCAATCGCCCACATCCGGGGACGGATCGCGGTCGCCTCCGAGTCGACTCGAGGCGCGGGTGTCTCGCTGCTCGCCGAGGCAGCTGAAGCTCATCGTCGGGCTCGTCGATCAGACCTGGCAATCGAGGCCGATCTGGAGCGTGCCGAGGCTCTGGAACGACTCGACCGCCCCGGAGAAGCCATCGAACTGTTCGCTCGGGCGGCCCGCACACTTGTTACTGAAACGGATCAGACCCGTACGAGAGGTGCGTCTCGTCCGATCGGCGTTGCCACCGGAAGGGCCTTTCGGGGCCTCGCCCGCTGTCAACTTGCCCTGGGCCAGCCCGAGCGAGCCCTCGGAGCCCTCGATCAGGCGGCCCTGGTCGACTGGTTTGAGCGATCGGGAGAGGCCCGCGTTCGATCTTCTGTACTGGTCGCTCCTCCAGGAGGCTCGACGGCTCCTCGCCTCGACGCCGCTCGTCGCAAATCGATCGGGTCCAACCCGAGGCCGTCAGTCGACTCGGATGCCGATGCCCTGGTTCGACAGCTTGAAGTCCGCCACGCCGCTGAGCATCGCGAACTGGCCCTGACCGATCCGATCCGCCCCTTCGATCTGGCCTCACTCCGTCTCTCTGATGGAGAGGCGATTCTGGTCGTGGCGGGGATCGGTCCCGAGTCGCTTAGCGGATTTCTGATCCGCCCTGCTCAGCCAGTCCTCGTCCGAACGCTTCCAATTCGACGGTCGGACCTCCGACGATCCGCGAGACTCTGGCGAGCCGCCCTTGGAGACTCTGGCCGCCCCGACGAGTTGGAACAGGCCGCTTTGCCTGACGGCCTACTTTCCCTCGCTCCCGAGCCGGACCTCGTTCTCCCTCCTACTGCAGAAATTCCAGCTCTGTCGGATGCCCCTCCCGGATCGGCGTTGACCAACGCGGTCTTCGGTCCGTTCCTCGAATCACTGGAAGGCGTTGATCGGCTGATCGTCGTGCCGGACGATGCCCTGGCCGCACTACCACTCGAAGGGCTTTGGGACGAGCGATTCTCTCAGGAATCACCGAGCCTTCAATACGTTCCAAGCCTCTCACTGCTCCGCCGATCCCGGGCGGAACTTCGTGAAGTCAAACCCGCCGGTGCATCAGTGCTGGTTGCTTCAACGGCTGATCCAGTCCTCGGTCTGGCCGTGCGATCCACCTATCGGACCGAGACGACTCAGGTCGACGTGACGAGCTCATCAACGGAACTTCTGACCCGACTAGTCGATGCCAATCGGGTACCACGTATTCTCCACCTTTCAACCATTGCCCTGCTTGATCCGGCCACCTCGCGTTTTGGTCAGCCGGAACTAGTGCTCAGCTCCGATGGAATAGTCACGACTGACACGGAGGAGTCCCGACTCTCGGACTCCGACATCCTCGGTCTCAACCTCAAAGGCTCGCTCATCTTGCTTTGGCTGGAACATCAGCCGAAACCCGCAGTCGCCGAACCGACCGCCTGGCGTGACCTGGCCGCCTGCTGGCTTGCCGCCGGGGCCGACGCCGTGATCCTGAGTCTTTGGGATCCGCCAGCCGACTCCGCTCCTCTCTTTGCCGCCGAACTGCACCAGGGGCTCTCACGGAACCTCTCTCCCGCTGAGGCCCTCGATCGGGCTCGCCAGTCGCTCTCTGCTCGATCCGCGACCGCTGATCCTGTTCACTGGGCCGGTTACGTCCTTTATAAAGCGGGCTCAAGGAATCAATAA
- a CDS encoding sodium/pantothenate symporter encodes MTHELATGLVFLGYMVGVFGLAILSNRLLQKKSFLAEYFLGSRGLGVWALAFTFAATSASGGSFTGYPSLVYTYGWIVALWIGSYMIVPVVTMGLMGKRLNQVARRAGALTIPDVIRERFASPGLGLFSSIVIVFFTLTNLIAQFKAGGIILDVLLEGTPGYRDQIVPWVEQTGLLSPLLAIAGSNTGYVIGLLLFSFTVIVYTAYGGFRAVVWTDVMQGIVMGIGVLILIPFTMMAVGGLNKATKDLAERPPRLVVGLAAQDNAIEYLGNTRSDVIVHHKTLPPAVALDIDGPPLTVEVFEDEQDRIQIDVNLAAPTGSIQATAQDVVKAVNASPEASRWVSASIPKLERYPDLTGGGTAPVMDAPNHLRPGSDLVFGPGLKQKGQGAGDPFHPIGMAISFFFMWAISGAGQPGTMVRLMAFRDSKTLRYAMFTVTIYFGCIYLPIIFLFTAAQQIIHPAELTAGSDQIMPQLASRVAPWWLAGILIAAPFAAVMSTVDSFLLLISSAVVRDIYQRSINPDLSERSVKIISYSTTAISGILVTLMALNPPRFLQDFIVMTGGGFAATFLAPVFLGIYWKRMTRIGAWLAMAAGFITTVILFSPVLLAAPLAALNVSWRSEEIHLFGLHPLIWGLIASFGLGILGSLASPKPPQSLIKRYFANPEQAGLNESPSAQV; translated from the coding sequence ATGACCCACGAATTGGCGACCGGCTTGGTCTTCCTCGGTTACATGGTCGGAGTCTTCGGACTGGCGATCCTGTCCAACCGCCTATTGCAGAAGAAGTCGTTCCTGGCGGAATACTTCCTCGGGAGCCGAGGGCTTGGCGTCTGGGCCCTGGCCTTCACCTTTGCGGCCACGAGTGCCAGCGGGGGGAGTTTCACCGGCTATCCGTCGTTGGTTTATACCTACGGCTGGATCGTCGCGCTTTGGATCGGCAGCTACATGATCGTGCCCGTGGTCACCATGGGCTTGATGGGCAAACGCCTCAATCAGGTCGCCCGACGGGCCGGCGCGCTCACCATTCCCGATGTGATTCGCGAGCGATTTGCCTCGCCAGGCCTGGGCCTGTTCTCCTCGATCGTGATCGTCTTCTTCACGCTGACGAACCTGATCGCACAGTTCAAGGCCGGGGGGATCATCCTTGACGTTCTCCTTGAAGGTACACCCGGCTATCGGGATCAAATCGTCCCTTGGGTGGAGCAAACCGGGCTGCTTTCGCCACTGCTCGCCATCGCTGGGTCCAACACGGGTTATGTGATCGGCCTGCTGCTCTTTTCATTCACCGTCATTGTCTACACGGCTTACGGCGGCTTCCGGGCGGTCGTCTGGACCGACGTCATGCAGGGGATCGTCATGGGAATCGGCGTCTTGATCCTGATTCCCTTTACGATGATGGCTGTAGGCGGATTGAACAAGGCGACCAAGGATCTGGCTGAGCGTCCTCCCCGCCTGGTGGTCGGACTGGCAGCCCAAGACAACGCGATCGAGTATCTTGGCAACACTCGGTCCGATGTCATCGTTCACCACAAGACACTGCCTCCGGCCGTCGCCCTCGACATCGATGGGCCACCCCTGACGGTTGAGGTTTTTGAAGACGAGCAGGACCGCATCCAGATTGACGTCAACCTGGCTGCCCCGACGGGCAGCATCCAGGCCACCGCCCAGGACGTGGTCAAGGCGGTCAACGCCTCTCCCGAGGCAAGCAGATGGGTTTCGGCCTCAATTCCTAAACTCGAACGGTACCCCGATCTGACAGGCGGCGGGACCGCTCCCGTGATGGACGCGCCAAACCACCTGAGGCCCGGCAGCGATCTGGTCTTCGGCCCCGGTTTGAAGCAGAAAGGTCAAGGAGCCGGCGACCCGTTCCATCCGATCGGCATGGCCATCTCGTTCTTCTTCATGTGGGCGATCTCCGGCGCGGGCCAACCAGGAACCATGGTTCGCTTGATGGCCTTTCGAGATAGTAAAACATTGCGCTACGCAATGTTTACCGTCACCATCTATTTCGGCTGTATCTACCTGCCAATTATCTTCCTCTTTACTGCCGCGCAGCAGATCATTCACCCGGCCGAACTGACAGCAGGCTCTGACCAGATCATGCCCCAGCTTGCCAGCCGGGTCGCCCCCTGGTGGCTGGCGGGAATCTTGATCGCTGCCCCGTTCGCGGCGGTCATGTCAACGGTTGACTCCTTCTTGCTTCTGATCAGCTCAGCGGTGGTGCGTGATATTTACCAGAGGAGTATCAACCCCGATCTCTCCGAGCGATCCGTCAAGATCATCAGCTACTCGACGACCGCCATCAGTGGCATCCTCGTGACCCTGATGGCCCTGAACCCTCCTCGGTTCTTGCAAGATTTCATTGTGATGACCGGCGGCGGCTTTGCGGCGACCTTCCTCGCACCTGTCTTTCTCGGCATTTACTGGAAACGGATGACCCGCATCGGGGCCTGGCTGGCGATGGCTGCAGGCTTCATCACGACGGTGATCCTGTTCTCTCCCGTGCTCCTGGCCGCCCCCCTGGCAGCGTTGAATGTCAGCTGGCGAAGCGAGGAAATCCATCTGTTCGGCCTTCATCCGTTGATCTGGGGACTGATCGCCTCATTCGGCCTGGGAATCCTTGGAAGCCTGGCCAGTCCGAAGCCTCCGCAATCGCTCATCAAGCGCTACTTCGCGAATCCCGAGCAGGCGGGACTGAACGAGTCTCCGTCAGCCCAGGTTTGA
- a CDS encoding S9 family peptidase, giving the protein MTPLLAPIAFAALVLTASLAMADPPVRSRRPVDLEAASKHPAPGTTVPTALAFSADSGFVSYLLPEGDGTARVLWRASASENTTPQVIARPPDEGNTDENVSQEEALRRERLRLRDTGISQIVRAPQSDRSILPLKGDLYLLEGTEPLRRLTESDAPEIDPKFSPDGKRVAFVREGELFVLDLSSGTETRLTQGATEGRSFGLAEFIAQEELGRSTGFWWSPDGNHLAYQETDERAIPEYTIVHQGESDIVTESHRYPFAGAANANVRLGVVSLSGGETQWLKLSDEDEEWYLARVNWEDAHHLLVQLLSRDQQSLRLMRIHRKTGERSILIEETAESWVNLHDDLTTVPGTREILWASERSGFKHLLLLDRYGQPLRTLTSGAWPVDAVVHLDHLRREVWFLAGRESPLDRDLYRVSLDGGPIERFTEGRGFCSDAVVSPDGTKVAVTISNSDQPPVTTLRDRTGQVLATLADAGDDPQLAQLTLVTPQRTQFNTRDGTTLYGAYYAPKGIAPRTKTPLIVLVYGGPHVQRVTNSWGLTADLTAQFLAARGFAVWKCDNRGSSRRGLAFEAALNRRMGTVEVQDQVDGVHFVAAAYPEADPERVGITGGSYGGYMTIRCLLLAPETFKAGVAIAPVTDWDGYDTGYTERYMGTPETNPDGYAESSVLDKASQLEGALLLVHGLLDENVHFRHSARFIASLIRANKPFEIFPIPDERHSTRKEENRRAILGRMASWFEQHLGHD; this is encoded by the coding sequence ATGACGCCGTTGCTCGCACCGATTGCATTCGCCGCCCTGGTTCTGACCGCTTCGCTCGCAATGGCGGACCCCCCGGTCAGGTCCAGGCGCCCGGTCGACCTGGAGGCGGCATCGAAGCATCCGGCGCCCGGCACCACGGTTCCGACGGCCCTCGCCTTCTCGGCCGACAGTGGGTTCGTTTCGTATCTCCTGCCCGAAGGAGACGGAACCGCTCGGGTGCTCTGGAGGGCCTCAGCCAGCGAGAACACGACGCCGCAAGTCATCGCCCGGCCGCCCGATGAAGGGAACACCGACGAGAACGTTTCTCAAGAAGAGGCGCTCCGCCGGGAGCGCCTTCGGCTTCGAGACACCGGGATCAGCCAGATTGTCCGTGCTCCGCAGTCCGACCGAAGCATCCTCCCCCTGAAAGGCGACCTCTATCTTCTGGAAGGAACTGAGCCGCTTCGACGATTGACCGAGTCGGACGCCCCCGAGATTGATCCCAAATTCTCACCAGACGGCAAGCGGGTCGCATTTGTTCGAGAAGGAGAACTCTTCGTTCTTGACCTCTCCTCCGGAACCGAAACCCGACTGACGCAAGGTGCCACCGAGGGGAGATCGTTTGGTCTCGCCGAGTTCATCGCCCAAGAAGAACTTGGACGATCGACCGGCTTCTGGTGGTCACCGGACGGCAACCATCTTGCCTACCAGGAAACCGACGAACGAGCCATACCCGAATATACGATTGTCCATCAAGGCGAATCAGACATTGTGACCGAGTCGCACCGCTACCCCTTCGCAGGGGCCGCCAATGCAAACGTGCGTCTCGGGGTCGTTTCCTTGTCGGGAGGGGAAACGCAGTGGCTCAAACTCTCCGACGAGGACGAGGAGTGGTATCTGGCCCGAGTCAATTGGGAAGACGCTCATCATCTGTTGGTGCAACTCTTGTCCAGGGATCAGCAATCCCTCCGCCTGATGCGGATTCATCGAAAAACAGGGGAGCGTTCGATCCTGATCGAAGAAACCGCCGAATCCTGGGTCAACCTGCACGATGATCTCACCACGGTGCCGGGGACCCGGGAAATCCTCTGGGCGAGCGAGCGATCAGGGTTCAAGCATCTCCTGCTACTCGATCGCTACGGTCAACCGCTCCGGACCCTGACTTCGGGAGCCTGGCCGGTCGATGCGGTCGTCCACCTTGACCACCTGCGTCGAGAGGTCTGGTTTCTGGCCGGGAGGGAGTCGCCTTTGGATCGAGACCTCTATCGAGTGTCGCTCGATGGAGGGCCTATCGAGCGATTTACCGAGGGACGAGGATTCTGCAGCGATGCCGTCGTCTCACCCGACGGGACGAAGGTCGCCGTGACGATCTCAAACTCCGATCAACCTCCGGTAACGACCCTTCGCGACCGTACCGGCCAGGTGCTTGCCACGCTTGCCGATGCCGGTGATGACCCGCAACTGGCCCAACTTACGCTTGTCACTCCCCAGCGAACTCAGTTCAATACCCGCGACGGAACCACTCTTTACGGCGCTTATTACGCCCCAAAAGGAATTGCCCCAAGGACGAAAACACCTCTGATCGTGCTCGTCTACGGAGGCCCCCATGTGCAACGCGTCACGAATTCCTGGGGCCTGACGGCCGACCTGACGGCGCAGTTTCTGGCAGCGCGTGGGTTCGCCGTCTGGAAATGCGATAACCGAGGATCGTCGCGTCGCGGCTTGGCGTTTGAGGCGGCCCTGAACCGTCGAATGGGAACCGTCGAGGTCCAAGATCAGGTCGACGGGGTCCACTTCGTCGCCGCAGCCTATCCGGAGGCCGATCCGGAACGGGTCGGAATTACGGGCGGAAGCTACGGCGGATACATGACCATTCGCTGCCTTCTGCTGGCTCCCGAAACCTTCAAGGCGGGGGTAGCGATCGCCCCCGTCACCGACTGGGACGGCTACGACACCGGCTACACCGAACGATACATGGGCACCCCGGAAACCAATCCCGACGGCTATGCCGAATCCAGCGTGCTCGACAAGGCCAGTCAACTGGAGGGCGCGTTGTTACTCGTCCACGGCCTGCTCGATGAGAATGTTCACTTCCGACACTCTGCCCGATTCATCGCGTCATTGATTCGGGCCAACAAGCCCTTCGAGATATTCCCGATCCCCGACGAACGGCATTCGACCCGAAAAGAGGAAAATCGGCGGGCGATCCTGGGTCGGATGGCCTCGTGGTTCGAACAGCACCTTGGGCACGATTGA